The Quercus lobata isolate SW786 chromosome 4, ValleyOak3.0 Primary Assembly, whole genome shotgun sequence genome segment TACTTTGTATGTAGGATGCTCCTCTGATCGAACAATCTCCAGCTCTCCCCAAATCATCAGCCGCATCTTATCAACCAAGAAGCTTATAAGTTTTATCTTGGAGTTCTTGGACTTTTTTGTGTACAGAGAACTATGGAAGAACAACCGCATTTCTTGCAAGTGTTGAAAGACATTTTTAAACACTTTAGAATTTTGATTATAGTATTAGATTAATTTCAGCAGTTGTTTTATTCAAATAAccacatcttttttttgttaatttaaagATGGTGGTTATAGACAAtgttatgtatttgataatatatttctatGTCAATATTATGTTAGTTTCAAGACATTTATGGTGTTGTTAATTAATTACATTTGTGATATTGTGTTAGTAGAGCTAAAACTATTACAGGTCTTTTATAATAGGTTTGTGAACTTATTTACAAGCAAACAGCAATTTTAAAACccactggaaaaaaaaaaaaatacctatagCGGTGGTCAAAAAGCGCCGCTAAAGGTTCACATTTTACGTTCTAAATAAATACCTATAGCGGCGGGCATGCACCCGCCGCTAAAAGTACATTCAGCTCTTCTCATCGATTCTCTATAGCGGCGGTATCTGCCCGCCGCTACAAGTGCACCAATAGCGGCAGGCATTATCCCGCCGCTAAAGGTACACCAATAGCGGCGGGCATTATCCCGCCGCTAAAAGTCCATCTCATGAATTCTAAAGACATATTGCGGCGGTTTTATGCCCGCCGCAATAAACCTTCACCCGCCGCTAAAAGGTGCATCTATAGCGGCGCTTGTAGCGACCGCCGCAATATACCTATAGTGGCACTGCAACACCGACGGGACGGCCCGCCGCAATATACCTATAGCGGCACTGCAACACCGACGGGACGGCCCGCCGCAATAGCACCCGCCGCTATAGGTCGAATGTACCTTTAGCGGCGGTTTTTGGGGCTTTAGCGGCGGTTCTGGACCGCCACAATAGCCCCTTTTTCTTgtagtgttattttaattttagtattctCATATGCATGTTATcacaacaaaactagttttaacTAGCAAAAATATCATATGCTCTGGCCTACTTTGTGGAATCCAGCTTTCAAATAATCTATTGAATCACTTTTCTCTTTATatgtagtttttgtttttttgctgaCTTCTTTTTTATGAAGATGATAGTGTGAGATTATGTAACACATACTTATCTCTAAACATCTCTTCAAACTTTAAAGTTCTTAAGGCACCAATAGGATTTTAAAGTTTGGAGAATCGTTGTTGATAAAGGGTGCCTTTCATTGTCTATTGAGAACAGAGAATTATTGATGCCAGCTTATAAATCATTTAGATACCTTGAAGTAGGATGTTTGCTTATAAAACATGTTACACGTGCTATATATATGTACAGAAAACTCTCACATATGAACTATGCATGTATAACACAAACTTACAGTATAATTCATTTGAAACGACATGCTACTAATGATTTTCAGCATCAAAATTGGATTCAGCAGGCTTCTGTGGCAGCAGTGGTAGCAATCTTTGTGGCACTCTAGTCTTGTGTGCACCATTTTGTCGCAAAGTTCGAACTGCATTTGCAGCAAACCTTGATGCATAAATAGTAGCACCAAGACTTGGCGAGGTCCCAGCTTCATTTGCCAAAGCATCTTGCAGTCTGTCTTCTGCTTCACGCAAAGACTTATCAAGCTTTCTCTTACAATACCGGCGCCAAGCTACTTGGATAAAACAGGCTCCCCACGTCCTCCATGGTAGGGAGTAGAACCTGGAAGTCATCATTGCAAAAATGCATTATGAGGGCTAATCAAAACGCTCATAAGAGTTTTAATAGCCATTATTGCTATCTTTTGAttttacattttcaaatttcttcCAAGCTAGTAGCATCAATGCTCCATCCTAACAATACCAAAAAATGTTGCTTCAagttaatattgttaaaggaaaaaaacaatgTGACTTGCTTTTATGTAAGGAAAACCTATCAAATctatagattttaattggatgaTTAGATTATACCGTTCTAAAATTGAAGCGAAAATTGATGGCCTTCAATTCCCACATGATGTGCGGtgtaatttattattagtttttttccaatatttcaataagtttGCCAAGAATATTGTAGGTTAATTGGTTGGTATCTCAATTTCCAATGGAGATATTCATGATTCATATCTCCAAACTAtcgatgtataaaaaaaaattttgaataaattttcttgtaaaaaattgtaatctttagttattttatagacaaaatagaaatcATACTactatttgtcaaaaaaaaaaaaaaaatcatactatatatatatgtgtgcgttcaaattgaaaattgcatgatatagtgGTTAATATAGATAAGCACGTTTCATGCCTACTAAAAAGATGCATATATCCTTCAATtattgtttctcatataaatgtagaaaaattatattaaacacacacacacatatatatacatattacaTGTGACTGAAAGAAGTTAGGAAATTTAAAGGACTTCATTTTTTATGGCTCTTGTGTCAATTGTTGTCAAAGCAACTAAACATGAGtaagaatgtcatattctaaatttattattattattccaactaaaaattatctcttagatagaatttataaaaataatcatataaattcatttgatataaataattaatgcacaactatagataattaatataagCATTTACTCTATTGGCTAATTTAATGAACTAATTCTTcaatataaatgcaaactttgttGATTTAGAACCCTAAATAAAGAGAACTTTAAAGAATACTCCACATGGCACAACCTCATACTCTCTAACATGAGgtttctgcttttatatatatatatattgatgaatgATTTGACATTTGCATGAATTacattttaactaaaaataagttCTGATGTTAGATAAACCAcataaaattttactacataacctctgtaaacttatatatatatatatatatatatatatatcaaatttacTTATTTAGTTATTGACATGATATTCACTCCAAAAATTAGAGCTATAAAAGTTGTTCAATATGTTTGATGAATCCTGTGATATCAATGGGCTGAAAGTGTCGGGTGTTGATGAGTTTGTGACTGAATcctaagaaaacaaacagaaaatcagaggagaccggtggaagccggccaagaaccctccgatgGTAAAGCTAGCCTTTTTGTGATTCCTAGTAAATTGGAAGTCTCAGAATCAGAAATCCCTTACTCTTTCATTGGCGAGCGTTTATATAGCATGCGAGGAGTGATTACTTGTTTGGTAGCCGTTCCTATTGTTGAGGAGTCCAAAAGGTtcggaggtaacttccataactgctATGGAAGTTACATTATTTGCTAGTCTGCGTTTCACAACAGTTGGACTTGACTAGCAATGGTTTGATTTCTCTCACACTTGGAGGAGATATGTTCGTCCAAGGCTAAGCATGTTCATGGCGCAGTAACCTCGTCCGTCCTTTAAGGACGGATAGACAAGGTTGAACTCAGGCGAGGAtcttccttcttcctttcctttctttggACGACTCCTATGGATGAGACAAGACTTACGTGGATTTTTATTACACCATCAATGTTGTTTTTACCGAGCTTGATCTAGCGAGTGGGTTAGGCCAATTTGGGCATagaatcatttattttttgagtgaaAAGGCGTAGTTAACTtttcactcaatttttttttaaaaaaattttatattgtaaatacataaaataaatcgTAAAATAATTGGCCTCTTTGTTTGGTACATATCAGCATTTAAaaaaggattttactaatgtatgcCTTGGGAAAtatgttagtaaaaaattttaagaaatttattatgaaaaaagaaaaaataacttttttaataactttttcagtttttcattaacaatttattaaaataaactatTAATGTATGCTTACGTTAACCGAACTCTTAAAAAAATGCATTGATGCCTTTTgagggttatttatttatttatgttttaaggAGGGAATTGATGCCTTTTGAGTTGGCCTTTAACAAACGACATCAACGGTCAACCGCGTCATGAGTTAGCATCTACTGTCGGTCAGTTAGGCTTGACGAGGTCGGTTGCGGTTGGTTCCCCCCCGCAAAGCCCAACAAttgtcataaataaataaaataaataaataaataaatcttgtGCCAACATGTAAAGACAAAGCCACTATGAGACACTCccaccaaatttttttcttaataatacaTATACTAgcgaggttttttttttttttaaattaattaatcatttttattattttaaaatagaaactaaaataattatttttagcctaccTAAGTAGGTAAGCTAAAAATTTGGTGGAGATTTCACCGGATTTGATGAGATTTCACAAGATTAAGTGAAACATCTATTGAATCTGAAGATATTTTTAGTTGTTTCTTCGCTGTTGATGGTTTCAACCAGTCCGATTTGATTCTCTCACCGGTTGATAGCGGATTTGAAGTTTCTCCACCCCCTATTTGGTCAGATTGGTTGcaggttgggcacaaacctaACCTGTGCCCAACCTTAGTGTTAAGCATCACAAGAAGTATAGTCAACTCATTCTTAAACCACTATACCTCGAGATTCTTAATGTTATCTCAATAATATTGATtcctcctcctctctctctttttgaaattaattttttaaaagaatgaagaaTATTTTTTGGATCAaccttaataatatttttgttttcatgatTTGATTGAAAACGCTTAAACTTTAGGATTTAAAAAATAGACTAATCATGTTTATACATTATGGGTGTTGATATAACAAAAAGAATGGATAACATATTATGTTTTGTaaatcatcttttttttctttttttttcgtaTGCCTTTCTTTCGTGTcaaattgtttggtttttttgcATCTTCTCAAAAGTTAGATATTTTTTAATGGTGCTTACTTAaagttaatttttgtttttatttctcaaAACTATCGAAGTACATTAAAAAGTATGTgagaaaatttgttgaaaaataaaatacacgTTTTGGTTGATCCACCTTTCCCGCTAAGCTTCGTACAAACTTCCCTCACCCCTAAAAGGATCCGGTTTTCTTCGCCCCTAGGAAGCTATGATAGCAGTATTAATATGTATACGAGTCAAGATATGAACTCGACCTACCGAAGAAAAAAACCTTTATACGTGGAAGTTGCTTTTAGCTTTGCATTAATTGTTCTAGGAAATTTCTTTGCAAGTTCGAAGATGTCAACAAACAACTGTGTGATAACTTTAACttattcctttctcttttttatgctattctattattttatagtCCATTTCTTTAGAAATTCTCAGTCTTTGCAGTGAAGACTTATTAGTGGTACAGAAAAGTACTAGACTTATTATgcataatatattatttatcaaagactttgccatgtttatgttttcaacttttcattaGCAAAAGCTCAAGCTCAACATAGAAAAGCCACAGAGtcttgtttgtgtgtgtgtgtgagagagagagagagagagctcatcATGGAAGTGACCCATGAGAGCAGAAGAGAGAATTTGGTGCCACAAGATGTTGAATCAGCATCGAGAAGTGAAATGTCATCAGGGTCTTGGAGGCTGAGTGTGCAAGAGTTTCCAGCACTTGGTGGAAGCAGAGGTGGTGATCATCAGCATGGTTTCTTCACTCTCCGCAGCTTTCTTCATGCCCCAAGTAAGTATTCTTTCATGAACATACATATATTGCATATACACAATTCTTTACTCATATAATTTACCTCAATCTTGTGGTTGTTTTGAGCAATTAGccatataattgaatttaattgtacttgaaaaaggaaaaaaaagataaagataaaaccttatctatcaatatatatgtatgtacgGATGCTAGCatgaattatattatataatatgatattatgTTAAAGTTATGATGCACCAACAGTTTAATAATGACCAGGACATGCTAATACTAgaatgacagttttttttttttttttcaaattccataaatctttcttttcttattaagATTCAAGAACTAtttaccataaataaataaaaaaggacacAGATGTTCTTTGTTAATGTAAAATATGTAATCTGATTTTGCGCTTCATATCTGAGTTGACTCAGTCAGCCGAGTCACTACTCACTGGTTTCATTGTTCAGTGTAAATCTGATTGTTGGCTTGATAACTGAGTTGACTCAGACGAGTTACTAATTTCTTTGTACAAAGTACAAACTTCAAAGATGTGCTTTTATTTTCGAtgtatgatttgattttttgctTGGTAACTGAGTTGACTCGGCCAAGTTACTGATTTCTTTCTGCAAATTTCAaagctttttttaattatttttaatttttcaagcTTATAATCTGATTTTGGGCTTAACAACTAAGTTAACTCAATTGAGTTATTGATCCAATGGTTTGTTactttgttttgtgaaaaaaaaaagggcaattATTGACATGCTATTGATGCATATGAATTGATTGTTGAATTTTGACATCCCAACTTTGTTACCGCAAcaaccaaacaagaaaaaaatagcggaagaaaaaatataatccaTTGATCTTTTGGCCTTGAATTTTGAAGAGAATTTATTCTTGTTAGATGCTTTTGGAAACTTTCAATTACCAGCAAGGGACATTCTATAATTCTTGCACTTAAAATTTGTGAATGATGGAGTCATAAGGCTTTAGGGAATAACTCCTTTCACAGTCTTTGGAGATGATACATAAAGAGAGTAACTATAGACTTCACATATGGCCTTTGATGTTATGCTTGGAAGTCTAATAGCATAATTATTCAATGGATTGTTACTCTTTAACATACTTGAATGATGTTAGGTTCTTTTGGAAAATGGAACATCAATATTTGATGACTTTGAATGCTTTCAATTGCCACCTTATTCATTAGTAGTGATGAACATAATGAAAAATTTGTACTTTTGACTGTAGGGAGACGAAGCAAGGTTACTGATTATTATAAGAAACAAGAAAGACTACTTGAAGGGTTTACTGAGATGGAGACCATGGCTGAAAATGGTGGTATGCCGGGAAGTCTAACAGAGGTTGGTTGTGTTCAACTTGATGATTTTGAATGACAACTTGTGGAACAAAGTAGGAgaataatttctcatttttgaCCATATGAAATAGTTAATGAAAAGTTCAATCTTCCATTATATACCACCTAGTGAACAACAACACACACCCCACaatccacccccccccccccccccaaaaaacaacaacgtacacacaaaccaaaaagaaaaagaaaaacccatacTATCTCATCTCAGTTTAAAATCTTTCTTGTTTCCTAGAAATCAAAAACCaatattttttcattgttaATCGTTTTGCAAATTATTATTCTCAGGATGAGATGCAGCAGCTTGCGAAGAGTGAGAGGATGGCTATCTATTTGTCAAACATAGCTAACATTGTGCTCTTTGCGGCAAAACTCTATGTTTCTATTCAGAGCAGATCATTGGCGGTTATTGCCTCAACATTGGATTCACTCTTAGATCTCTTGTCAGGGTTTATATTGTGGTTCACGGCCCATGCCATGAGAAACCCAAACCAGTATCGTTATCCAATTGGAAAAAACCGGATGCAGCCAGTGGTAAGTCATCCAATCAAATAATTCTTTGAAAACTCAGATTCTGATGGATTGAAGTTGTTGAAGCTGATAATCAGCATTCATGTATACTTGGTTTGTGTTGCATCTGTGGATCATTTGGTTGCTCAGAAGTTGGTGGAGTGAAAATTATTCATCttatacttaattaaaaaagttaacccCAAAGAAGTcaaga includes the following:
- the LOC115983277 gene encoding metal tolerance protein 10-like; the protein is MEVTHESRRENLVPQDVESASRSEMSSGSWRLSVQEFPALGGSRGGDHQHGFFTLRSFLHAPRRRSKVTDYYKKQERLLEGFTEMETMAENGGMPGSLTEDEMQQLAKSERMAIYLSNIANIVLFAAKLYVSIQSRSLAVIASTLDSLLDLLSGFILWFTAHAMRNPNQYRYPIGKNRMQPVGIIVFASVMATLGLQILLESGRQFMAKTQPERNPEKEKWMIGIMVSVTIVKFMLVVYCRRFKNDIIRAYSQDHFFDVITNSIGLAAAILAI